CTTATTAATAACTAATAAAACTGGTTTTTTAGCACGATACAATATTTTTGCAATCATTTCATCATCAGGAGTGACCTCTTCTTTATATGATAAAACAAAAATAATAACATCAGCTTCCGCAATAGCAATTTCTGCTTGCATTTTAATCTCTTGGGCAAACATTGCTTCATGATCTAATGTAATTCCTCCTGTATCAATCATTAAAAATTCACGTGTTAATCATTCTGAAAAAGCATAAATCCGGTCCCGCGTAACACCAGGAGTATCTTCAACAATGGCAAGACGGTTTTTAATGATACGATTAAATAATGTTGATTTTCCAACATTTGGTCGTCCTACAATTGCTACGGTTCCTTTTTTTGCCATTTACTTTCCTACCTTCTTATAATTTACTACTACTTCATAAATTGCTGCTACTGTTTGTTCAAATGTTAAGATACTACTATCAATTACAATTGCATCAGCAGCAATTTTTAGTGGTCCAACTGCACGGGTTTTATCAGCACAATCACGTTCTCTTAACTTTGTTGTAATTTCTGTCAAATTATTTGGAGCAATATGATTCTCATTATTTTGATTTCATCTTCGTTCAGCTCGAGCGGCAATACTAGCTGTCAAATAAATTTTTACTTCTGCATCAGGTAAAACAACAGTTGTAATATCGCGTCCAACAACAACATTGCCTTTATTAATAACTAATTGGCGTTGTAAAGCTACCATTGCGGTTCGAATAAAATCAAGACCAGTAATTTTGTTAATATTGTCAAGAACTAAACTTGTTTGCAACATCAATGTTACATCTTCATTATTAACATAAATTTTGTTATTTAACACTTGATAATTAAAATTTGTTAACTGGGTTTGTAACTGT
This genomic window from Spiroplasma sp. SV19 contains:
- the cmk gene encoding (d)CMP kinase, producing MKLNIAIDGPAGSGKSSAGYELAKKLNYQFIDTGLTYRAFTYFCAKAQIDFNDYQQLQTQLTNFNYQVLNNKIYVNNEDVTLMLQTSLVLDNINKITGLDFIRTAMVALQRQLVINKGNVVVGRDITTVVLPDAEVKIYLTASIAARAERRWNQNNENHIAPNNLTEITTKLRERDCADKTRAVGPLKIAADAIVIDSSILTFEQTVAAIYEVVVNYKKVGK